In one window of Leptospira sp. GIMC2001 DNA:
- a CDS encoding adenylate/guanylate cyclase domain-containing protein has translation MLNLNHSVSDKTILLDFENLVQKQINKILQKGSLVTALLGFTSSIVLYISVVLEIEKDIFGPILWAFIGGIYSIFVHFLARKNLIKNRNIAFVMLGFAFLPSVIYIYAFFYLPAGTATYLSGPPSYLYFFLIIVTGFAFDFHLSVVSGLFCAVQYTLIIILSLDQIELLVHPDFLMQQDLKSARFYFFRPLMMAVSGFVVGVLGRQVRQLIAETIDQEKEKSLINRLFGLYVSPEVREKVVSQKTGNPGERKFLAILFCDIRDFTKISENKQPEDLVTELNEYLDEMASAISSESGTIDKFIGDAVMAVFGGAIELEYPCDHALRASIKMQENLKNLNIKRKSFGLEPLKNGIGLNYGEVFIGPIGSSERKDFTVIGDAVNTTSRIEAECKNQNVSLIFSKNFYDNLTPSYKEMSNFIGTAYVKGKKEEVLLYGLS, from the coding sequence ATGTTAAACCTAAATCATAGCGTCTCTGATAAGACTATTTTATTAGATTTTGAAAATTTGGTTCAAAAACAGATTAATAAAATTCTGCAAAAAGGAAGTCTTGTAACAGCTCTATTAGGTTTCACATCATCGATAGTACTTTATATTTCGGTAGTTTTGGAAATAGAGAAGGATATATTTGGTCCTATTTTGTGGGCCTTTATAGGAGGAATTTATTCAATATTTGTTCATTTTCTAGCTAGGAAAAATCTGATTAAGAATAGAAATATAGCGTTCGTTATGCTAGGTTTCGCATTTTTACCCTCGGTGATTTACATTTACGCATTTTTTTATTTACCTGCAGGAACCGCAACCTATTTAAGTGGGCCTCCTAGTTATTTATATTTTTTTCTCATCATAGTTACAGGTTTTGCATTTGATTTTCACTTATCTGTTGTATCAGGTTTATTCTGTGCAGTTCAATATACTTTGATTATAATTCTGAGTCTTGATCAAATTGAATTATTAGTACATCCAGATTTTCTTATGCAGCAAGATTTAAAATCCGCGAGATTTTATTTTTTTCGACCTCTTATGATGGCAGTCTCCGGTTTTGTTGTTGGGGTATTAGGAAGACAAGTTCGTCAGTTGATAGCTGAAACAATTGATCAAGAAAAAGAAAAAAGTCTTATCAATCGTCTATTTGGATTGTATGTATCGCCTGAAGTGCGAGAAAAAGTTGTTAGTCAAAAAACTGGTAATCCAGGAGAGAGAAAATTTCTTGCAATTTTATTTTGTGATATTCGAGATTTTACTAAAATTTCAGAAAACAAACAACCTGAAGATCTTGTTACGGAATTGAATGAGTATCTGGATGAAATGGCTTCCGCAATTTCATCTGAATCAGGAACAATTGATAAATTTATCGGAGATGCCGTTATGGCTGTGTTTGGTGGTGCGATCGAACTGGAATATCCTTGTGATCATGCCCTAAGAGCTAGCATTAAAATGCAAGAAAATCTTAAAAATTTGAATATAAAGCGAAAAAGTTTTGGATTAGAGCCTCTCAAAAATGGAATTGGTCTGAATTATGGAGAAGTATTTATTGGGCCAATAGGAAGTAGTGAAAGAAAAGATTTTACTGTAATTGGAGACGCTGTCAACACTACTTCAAGGATAGAAGCTGAATGCAAAAATCAGAACGTATCGCTAATATTCTCCAAGAACTTCTATGATAACCTGACTCCAAGCTATAAGGAGATGTCAAATTTTATTGGTACGGCATATGTTAAAGGAAAAAAGGAAGAAGTCTTACTATACGGCTTATCCTAA
- the tnpA gene encoding IS200/IS605 family transposase: MKPLKINSLTTSRSGAQTNFQNTYHLVFSTRYREKTLDPITKIKIRNLIRQKEEELKFFIYILNGYQDHIHILISIPNHFSISKIMQHIKGFSARQLNRGRFWQDGYYSRPISENELKTVYSYIRNQHFHHRNLANKNSIIDELEIIRSKKFVREVRKVG; the protein is encoded by the coding sequence ATGAAACCACTAAAAATCAATTCCCTAACAACATCTCGTTCAGGTGCACAAACAAATTTTCAAAATACCTATCACCTAGTATTCTCGACGAGATATCGCGAAAAAACTTTAGATCCAATAACAAAAATCAAAATAAGAAATCTCATTCGCCAAAAGGAAGAAGAATTAAAATTCTTCATTTATATTCTTAATGGTTATCAAGATCATATTCACATTCTAATTTCGATACCAAATCATTTTTCCATTTCGAAGATCATGCAACATATAAAAGGATTCTCGGCAAGACAACTGAATCGAGGTAGATTTTGGCAAGACGGTTACTATTCTAGACCCATCAGTGAAAATGAATTAAAAACAGTATATTCTTATATTCGGAATCAACACTTTCACCATAGGAATTTAGCAAATAAAAATTCAATAATCGATGAACTTGAAATAATTCGATCCAAAAAATTTGTCAGAGAAGTTAGAAAGGTTGGATAA
- a CDS encoding chitobiase/beta-hexosaminidase C-terminal domain-containing protein has translation MIEIFKSKFSIFQIWHKFVIILYIFVNLDCKWPGLNSGLLEILTLSNLASANNSELKISAEVLGLTGKGLAIRLELSDGNQEFLEISQNGIFQFQANFRRGDSYRITVQSQPITPIQECIVTGGEGTFQNSDIQNTIIRCEKSNVKIPEFSPSPGSYANPQSVTLTSQTSVASIYYTLDGSDPICEVSTIYSNSIFIDYGQTVEIRAIACFEDEFSFINFGVYAIDLGTLTSPVFSITPGAYISAQLIGIEYTGSEMGVDIYYKDDGTNPDCSGFNGTLYTTPFNLSNSATVVAISCKSGFTDSATAVANYEIGETVASPMVDYPSGTYFNDLELDFSTITSNASIYYSVNGLDPDCSGGFSEFTGTPVLINTTNTVVKAIACRSGYLDSPQMTPVTYTFNVSPLQMNPTSGIYQTVQNLTITTNTNTAVIRYSDDGVTVPDCLGSGNLYTASIPLNLNTTTTIRAIGCKSGYNDANVAPTNYTITGKVPSPSIAETGVDEILIGPIGPDPQLLLQVICYTLDNSNPSCSTLTSGTCGATSTQSLGAFSLTFTTTVKAVSCSNNWTQSDISSLPIVRPLSVGTPSFSVSQGTYNDSFAVSITSVDADTVRYTLNGTPPACPSTGILYQPGITPDIPITESPTQIQAIGCRPTYNDSQISLINYILKSANVVITPASSGVYSNTPVEVTMTSSTPSSNIYFADDGSSPTCGGPNIYTSPINLASNTIKNYNAIACRTDFETSDNTLVDLNVTGTLPSPNINFSGILLIKTVTISTTGTPPSQTICYRNGATNPSCSQSANGAPSSTGGFCASGSIAYGGTFTAATGTVVRAITCKENWNQSPAANATAGL, from the coding sequence ATGATAGAGATTTTTAAATCAAAATTTTCTATTTTTCAGATTTGGCATAAATTTGTTATAATTTTATATATTTTTGTAAATCTGGATTGCAAGTGGCCTGGGCTCAATTCAGGACTATTGGAAATTCTGACACTTTCTAATTTGGCCTCAGCCAATAATTCTGAATTAAAAATATCAGCCGAGGTCTTGGGATTAACCGGAAAAGGGTTAGCAATCCGTCTGGAATTGTCGGATGGAAATCAAGAGTTTTTGGAAATTTCCCAAAACGGGATTTTTCAATTCCAAGCAAATTTTCGTCGCGGGGATTCCTACCGAATCACAGTCCAATCTCAACCCATTACTCCCATTCAAGAATGTATCGTGACGGGTGGCGAAGGGACTTTTCAAAATTCAGATATACAGAACACTATCATTCGATGTGAAAAATCAAATGTTAAAATACCTGAATTTTCTCCATCGCCTGGATCATATGCTAATCCACAATCCGTTACACTCACTTCCCAGACATCAGTTGCTTCCATCTATTATACATTAGATGGAAGCGATCCGATTTGCGAAGTTTCAACTATTTATTCTAATTCAATTTTTATAGATTATGGACAAACTGTTGAGATTCGCGCAATTGCATGTTTTGAAGATGAATTTTCATTTATAAATTTTGGTGTATATGCTATTGATTTGGGAACCTTAACATCACCAGTTTTTTCCATTACACCTGGCGCTTATATATCTGCCCAATTGATTGGAATTGAATATACTGGTTCAGAAATGGGCGTTGATATCTATTATAAAGACGACGGAACCAATCCCGATTGTTCTGGATTCAATGGAACATTGTATACTACACCGTTCAACTTGTCCAATTCAGCCACCGTAGTTGCTATATCCTGCAAATCTGGGTTTACGGACTCCGCTACAGCAGTAGCAAACTATGAAATTGGGGAAACAGTTGCATCTCCAATGGTTGATTATCCAAGCGGCACCTACTTTAACGATTTGGAATTGGATTTTTCAACCATAACTTCCAATGCAAGTATATATTATTCTGTGAATGGGTTGGATCCAGATTGCTCAGGCGGATTTTCAGAATTTACTGGAACGCCGGTTCTCATTAACACAACAAATACAGTCGTCAAAGCAATCGCTTGTCGCTCAGGTTATTTAGATTCACCTCAAATGACTCCTGTTACATATACTTTTAATGTATCGCCTTTGCAAATGAATCCTACATCTGGAATTTACCAGACCGTTCAGAATTTAACAATAACAACGAATACTAATACTGCGGTGATTCGTTATTCTGATGATGGAGTGACAGTACCTGATTGCTTGGGCAGTGGAAATTTATATACTGCTTCCATTCCATTAAATCTCAATACAACTACAACAATTCGAGCCATTGGTTGCAAATCTGGCTACAATGATGCAAACGTTGCGCCGACCAACTATACAATCACTGGCAAAGTTCCAAGTCCAAGCATAGCTGAAACTGGAGTGGACGAAATACTTATCGGACCAATTGGACCAGACCCGCAGTTGCTTTTGCAGGTTATATGTTATACATTAGATAATTCTAATCCTAGTTGCTCAACCTTAACTTCAGGAACCTGTGGAGCAACAAGCACTCAGAGTTTAGGAGCCTTCTCCTTAACTTTCACAACAACTGTAAAGGCAGTTTCTTGTTCTAATAATTGGACTCAGTCTGATATTTCATCATTGCCAATAGTGCGACCCTTGAGCGTTGGAACTCCTAGCTTCAGTGTATCTCAAGGCACTTACAATGATTCCTTTGCTGTATCTATCACATCTGTAGATGCTGACACTGTTCGATATACGCTAAATGGAACACCTCCTGCCTGCCCGAGCACAGGAATATTATATCAACCAGGTATAACACCAGATATTCCCATCACTGAATCACCAACTCAGATTCAAGCCATTGGCTGCAGACCGACTTACAATGATTCGCAAATATCATTAATTAACTATATTCTAAAATCTGCAAATGTTGTAATCACTCCAGCATCATCTGGAGTTTATTCAAATACTCCAGTCGAAGTAACGATGACTTCCTCTACTCCTAGTTCTAACATTTATTTTGCAGATGATGGAAGCAGTCCGACCTGTGGGGGACCAAATATTTATACCTCTCCAATAAATCTAGCAAGCAACACAATTAAAAACTACAATGCAATTGCATGTCGAACAGATTTTGAGACATCTGACAACACATTAGTCGATTTGAATGTTACTGGAACGCTTCCATCACCTAATATAAATTTTTCGGGAATACTTTTAATTAAAACAGTCACCATTTCAACGACTGGAACTCCACCTAGTCAAACAATTTGTTACAGAAATGGAGCGACCAATCCTTCTTGTTCTCAATCTGCAAATGGTGCACCGAGTTCTACGGGAGGATTTTGTGCATCGGGCAGTATTGCTTACGGAGGAACATTCACAGCCGCAACAGGAACTGTTGTTCGAGCGATCACTTGTAAGGAAAATTGGAATCAATCTCCAGCGGCCAATGCCACGGCTGGATTGTAA
- a CDS encoding DNA alkylation repair protein — protein MKKILNKQFEELELKDRMKHIAIVLKEYLSPDFASATEQIIDMIDFLREREQDESEFGFGYLFLPEYIYLYGLEYFDQSIWAMERITQFTSCEFAVRPFLIRYESKMLAVMLQWSKHKNESVRRLASEGSRPRLPWGIALQEFKKNPNKIIPILENLKEDPSETVRRSVANNLNDISKDNPDVMISLINKWKGKSDTTDRLIKHASRTLLKQGHPSILKIYNLNNKSIKMGEFRIFSKSIKIGSSLEFRFNLENISSKPKLIRLEYGIYFLLKNGSLSRKVFKISEKTVEPYEKSQWVKKHSFRIITTKQFYPGRQSLSIIVNGEEVNRQDFYLEL, from the coding sequence ATGAAAAAGATTTTAAATAAGCAATTTGAAGAGCTGGAACTCAAAGATCGAATGAAACATATAGCAATTGTTCTGAAAGAATATTTGTCTCCAGATTTCGCCAGCGCAACAGAGCAGATTATAGATATGATTGATTTCTTGCGAGAAAGAGAACAAGATGAATCAGAGTTTGGTTTCGGTTACTTGTTTCTACCTGAATACATTTACTTGTATGGATTAGAATATTTTGATCAATCAATCTGGGCTATGGAGAGGATCACTCAATTTACGAGTTGTGAATTTGCAGTGAGGCCTTTTCTAATCCGTTACGAGAGCAAAATGCTTGCCGTAATGTTGCAATGGTCTAAACATAAAAATGAATCGGTTCGTCGTCTTGCAAGTGAAGGTTCGCGTCCAAGATTACCTTGGGGTATAGCCCTCCAAGAATTCAAAAAAAATCCAAATAAAATAATTCCAATCCTGGAGAATTTAAAAGAAGATCCATCCGAAACTGTTAGGAGAAGCGTTGCAAATAACTTAAATGATATTTCTAAGGATAATCCAGATGTAATGATCTCACTTATTAATAAGTGGAAAGGAAAATCTGATACAACCGATCGCTTGATAAAGCATGCAAGTAGAACTTTACTTAAGCAAGGTCATCCTTCTATTTTAAAGATTTATAATCTTAACAATAAATCTATAAAAATGGGAGAATTCAGAATATTTTCCAAATCAATAAAAATTGGTTCAAGTCTTGAGTTCCGATTCAATCTAGAAAACATTTCTTCGAAGCCTAAGTTGATTCGACTTGAATATGGAATTTATTTTCTGTTGAAGAATGGATCTCTATCTCGAAAAGTATTTAAAATTAGTGAGAAAACAGTAGAGCCCTATGAAAAGTCGCAGTGGGTTAAAAAGCATAGTTTTAGAATCATTACAACAAAGCAATTTTATCCAGGAAGGCAATCTTTATCAATCATTGTGAACGGAGAAGAAGTAAATCGGCAAGACTTTTATTTGGAATTATAG
- a CDS encoding LA_2478/LA_2722/LA_4182 family protein yields MKISILFTILLAAALNAQPSTKEAKELHGYSKKICAKMSECVMKQAAKLPPEQKKMMESLFPSGDVCVQQYVNHGAAGDDKSDQRKITKEELEAMKKCMSDMSKASCESLMAGENPSSCAQFQE; encoded by the coding sequence ATGAAGATATCAATACTGTTCACAATTTTATTAGCTGCTGCTTTAAATGCGCAGCCTTCTACAAAAGAAGCCAAAGAATTGCATGGTTATTCCAAGAAAATCTGTGCAAAAATGTCAGAATGTGTTATGAAGCAAGCCGCAAAACTTCCTCCTGAGCAGAAAAAAATGATGGAATCGCTATTCCCAAGTGGGGACGTATGTGTGCAACAATATGTAAACCACGGTGCAGCTGGTGACGATAAATCTGATCAGAGAAAAATTACCAAAGAAGAGTTAGAAGCTATGAAGAAATGTATGAGCGATATGTCTAAGGCATCATGTGAGTCTCTCATGGCAGGAGAAAATCCTTCAAGTTGTGCCCAATTTCAAGAATAA
- a CDS encoding MASE3 domain-containing protein, producing MHTVSSFARSKPVLFLIIFTVFFSFPIFCLILFPETFVFTLGSSEYLLFHNISEIFSVIVSLSIFGVGWYTYEQNHNKHDLFLAVSFLTIGLLDFMHALSYEGMSPFITPNSPNKSTQFWIVVRTYTALIFLISSRIIQKKSQLSFSKYWILGINIAFSFIIFIWITFFPQFFPDTYRYPEGLTRFKILSEYITVILLVFAFIFYYNKMLETDDLSIIYFLIAFIFSILSSMVFTTYSNVYDSYSMLGHVYKILSFYCIYQGIFVNSVNRPYSKLSRSNESLKAEISEHEQTESKLQGMILVKETLIRELYHRINNTLQVIKGMLVLQGNEYKDLKQIGELIEKTEDRIQAISFVHQLLYSTQNLSKISVREYFQKLSKYLFDSIDKEGKEISIVFNIQDLEILMDTAIPLGLIGNEMISQSLEYSFSKTKKGFIEIHFGIIDDKNYRFEYKDSGDVVLEKENLSDFKNSFGSKLIFMLGESQMKGSINLIEEKGIHWVIDFPMNIYQARV from the coding sequence ATGCATACAGTCTCTTCTTTTGCTCGCTCCAAACCGGTGCTATTTTTAATCATTTTTACAGTATTTTTTTCATTTCCTATTTTCTGCCTAATTCTGTTTCCTGAAACTTTCGTTTTTACTTTAGGTTCTTCCGAGTATTTACTATTCCATAATATATCTGAAATATTTAGCGTGATCGTTTCACTATCAATTTTTGGAGTGGGATGGTATACATATGAGCAAAACCACAATAAACATGATCTTTTTTTGGCAGTTTCCTTTCTAACGATCGGTCTATTGGATTTTATGCATGCCCTATCATACGAAGGTATGTCTCCATTTATTACACCAAATTCTCCGAACAAATCAACACAGTTTTGGATTGTTGTTAGAACATACACAGCATTGATTTTTCTGATTAGTTCACGAATTATTCAAAAAAAAAGTCAGTTATCTTTTTCAAAATATTGGATTCTCGGTATTAATATTGCTTTTTCCTTTATTATTTTTATATGGATTACTTTTTTTCCGCAATTTTTTCCAGACACATATCGTTATCCTGAAGGTTTGACAAGATTCAAAATCTTATCTGAATACATAACTGTCATTTTATTAGTTTTTGCTTTTATTTTTTATTATAATAAAATGTTAGAAACGGATGATTTAAGCATAATATATTTCCTTATTGCATTTATATTTTCTATACTAAGTAGCATGGTCTTTACCACATATTCTAATGTTTATGATAGCTATAGTATGCTTGGTCATGTTTATAAAATACTTTCTTTTTATTGCATTTATCAAGGAATATTTGTAAATTCAGTTAATAGACCTTATTCAAAACTTTCCCGTTCCAATGAGAGTTTAAAAGCAGAGATTTCTGAGCATGAACAGACTGAATCAAAGCTACAAGGTATGATTCTTGTTAAGGAAACTTTGATTAGAGAATTGTATCATCGTATAAATAATACCCTACAAGTAATCAAAGGAATGCTAGTTTTGCAGGGGAATGAATATAAAGATTTAAAACAAATTGGAGAATTGATTGAGAAAACAGAAGATAGAATTCAGGCAATATCTTTTGTACATCAACTTCTTTACTCAACGCAGAATCTATCTAAGATTTCTGTACGAGAATATTTTCAAAAATTATCAAAATATTTATTTGATTCAATTGATAAAGAAGGTAAAGAAATTTCAATTGTTTTCAATATTCAAGATTTAGAGATATTAATGGATACCGCAATTCCGTTAGGTTTGATTGGAAATGAAATGATATCTCAAAGTTTGGAATATTCTTTTTCCAAGACTAAAAAAGGCTTCATCGAGATTCATTTTGGTATTATCGATGATAAAAATTACAGATTTGAGTACAAGGATTCTGGTGATGTTGTATTGGAGAAAGAGAATCTTTCGGATTTCAAGAATTCATTTGGATCGAAGCTGATTTTCATGTTAGGTGAGAGTCAAATGAAAGGTAGCATTAATCTCATAGAGGAAAAAGGAATCCATTGGGTAATTGATTTCCCAATGAACATATACCAAGCACGTGTCTGA
- a CDS encoding response regulator: MSEDLKTTKILLVEDETFNALLMEHQLRKIGFELIYHVSTGEDAIFTARLENPDLVIMDIRLAGEMDGIEASTIILQESKVPILFVTGYDDELIRLSAKKLDPIGYLLKPIDMNELKSILLSLFNQ, encoded by the coding sequence GTGTCTGAAGATTTAAAAACAACTAAAATTCTACTAGTTGAAGACGAAACCTTCAATGCTCTTTTAATGGAGCATCAACTTAGGAAAATTGGTTTCGAGTTAATATATCATGTATCTACGGGAGAAGATGCGATTTTTACGGCTCGCCTCGAGAATCCAGATCTTGTGATAATGGATATTAGACTTGCTGGGGAAATGGATGGAATTGAAGCTTCAACAATTATTCTACAAGAATCAAAAGTTCCGATTCTTTTTGTTACAGGATACGATGATGAATTGATTCGTCTATCTGCAAAAAAACTCGACCCAATTGGTTATCTACTCAAACCAATTGATATGAATGAATTGAAATCTATCCTGTTATCACTATTCAATCAATAG
- a CDS encoding DUF3865 domain-containing protein has translation MSSQIQTFDELVSKLQKDNDQFFPQLDYKRNNIVRELQNDKVKYTVNDALNVLKQYSIFSNEAIHMLLDATIRNHDWKTLQNEIIHNIQEELGSETLEVPHLELMRQGYREELLFDPDKVEPWSSTRAFLDTMKDIFRNDDNAFSAGALYSFEYNAILEFHIVEKIFLHIVGADYSKSKSLLYYYIRGHKEFEINHSEDVLNSMRSYFTKYDDKLFSKFEHGFLIVASSINKWWLDLDYELNRNKYFHFEIDIPDLKKSIFKENN, from the coding sequence ATGAGTTCTCAGATTCAAACTTTTGATGAATTAGTTTCAAAACTTCAGAAAGATAATGATCAGTTCTTTCCGCAACTCGACTACAAAAGAAATAATATTGTTCGCGAATTGCAGAATGATAAAGTAAAGTATACAGTCAATGATGCATTGAATGTTCTAAAACAATATTCAATTTTCTCCAATGAAGCGATACATATGTTACTTGACGCAACCATTCGTAACCACGATTGGAAGACATTGCAAAACGAAATCATTCATAATATTCAAGAAGAGCTAGGCAGTGAGACATTGGAAGTTCCGCATCTTGAATTGATGCGCCAAGGATATAGGGAAGAATTACTCTTTGATCCAGATAAAGTTGAACCGTGGTCCTCAACTAGGGCTTTCCTAGACACAATGAAAGATATTTTCAGAAACGATGACAATGCATTCTCGGCTGGAGCTCTATATTCTTTTGAATACAATGCAATTCTTGAATTTCATATTGTTGAGAAAATATTTCTTCACATCGTGGGTGCTGATTATAGCAAATCCAAAAGTTTACTCTACTATTATATTCGAGGGCACAAGGAATTCGAAATCAATCACAGCGAAGATGTGCTAAATTCAATGAGAAGTTATTTTACAAAATATGATGATAAGCTCTTTTCTAAATTCGAACATGGGTTTCTCATTGTTGCATCTTCAATCAACAAGTGGTGGTTAGATTTGGACTATGAACTAAATAGGAATAAATATTTTCATTTTGAAATTGATATACCGGACTTAAAGAAATCAATCTTCAAAGAAAATAATTAA
- a CDS encoding ABC transporter ATP-binding protein codes for MNQLEFPNSKLDDVIELRNIKQSYDGGQTWILQDLNFLIENKPNQGQFVAILGTSGCGKSTVLRYICGLQKPTAGEIFINGTPREINHRVGMVFQRYSCLPWYTVLENVELGMRYQGISFNERRKEARRIIELVGLKGHEDKYAEYPMLSGGQLQRVAIAMNLAIKPEILVMDEPFGALDVKTRLDMQDMLNAIWTELHTTIVFVTHDIAEAVYLADDIYIMASNPGRFVKHFKIPLPLERSRDLKRDPVFNKTVFAVEDFMMELEKK; via the coding sequence ATGAATCAGTTGGAATTCCCAAATTCGAAGTTAGATGATGTTATTGAACTTAGAAATATCAAACAATCCTATGATGGTGGACAGACTTGGATCCTCCAAGATTTAAATTTTCTCATTGAAAATAAACCAAACCAAGGTCAATTTGTTGCAATTCTTGGAACATCCGGTTGTGGTAAAAGTACTGTTCTTCGGTATATCTGTGGATTACAAAAACCCACAGCCGGCGAAATTTTTATCAATGGAACTCCGAGAGAAATTAACCATAGAGTAGGAATGGTATTTCAGAGATACTCTTGTCTTCCCTGGTATACTGTATTAGAAAATGTTGAATTAGGAATGCGATACCAAGGAATTTCTTTCAACGAAAGACGAAAGGAAGCAAGAAGAATTATTGAACTTGTAGGACTCAAGGGACACGAAGATAAGTATGCCGAATATCCTATGTTATCTGGTGGACAATTGCAAAGAGTAGCGATTGCTATGAATCTTGCAATCAAACCTGAGATCCTTGTGATGGACGAACCGTTTGGTGCACTTGATGTTAAGACAAGATTGGATATGCAAGATATGTTGAATGCGATTTGGACTGAACTCCATACAACTATTGTTTTCGTAACTCATGATATTGCTGAGGCTGTGTATCTTGCGGATGATATTTACATTATGGCATCCAATCCGGGAAGATTTGTAAAACATTTCAAAATCCCTCTACCTCTGGAAAGAAGTCGTGATCTTAAGAGAGATCCAGTCTTCAACAAAACTGTCTTTGCTGTTGAAGATTTTATGATGGAGTTAGAAAAAAAATGA
- a CDS encoding ABC transporter permease, with protein sequence MIYTISGFFIIMAIWTLISLTGIISELILPSPFSVFSSLPRMYQSDNLLQNIIYSLYLNFAGYGQAIGLAIPLGFLLGLFPIVRKTFSKYIDAIRYVPLTATLGLFIAWFGIEDTMKIQFLSFGIFVYLLPTVVQRIDEVDKVHLDTTYTLGASKVQQIITVYLPSVLSRVSDDIRVLVAISWTYLVVAEVINRTGGLGALAYLSARQSKIDQVYGVLIVIMIIGLLQDRLLFYIDKIIFPYKKVGHK encoded by the coding sequence ATGATCTACACTATCAGTGGTTTTTTTATCATAATGGCGATCTGGACGTTGATTTCCTTGACTGGAATTATATCTGAACTTATTTTGCCTTCGCCCTTCAGCGTTTTCTCTTCTCTTCCAAGGATGTATCAATCCGACAACCTCCTTCAGAATATTATCTATTCATTGTATTTGAATTTTGCTGGATACGGTCAAGCCATAGGGCTTGCGATACCACTTGGCTTTTTATTGGGCTTATTCCCAATAGTACGAAAAACTTTTAGCAAATACATTGATGCAATACGTTATGTACCTCTCACGGCAACTCTGGGATTGTTCATTGCTTGGTTTGGAATTGAAGATACTATGAAAATTCAATTTCTAAGCTTTGGTATTTTTGTTTATCTACTTCCAACTGTGGTTCAGAGAATCGATGAAGTGGACAAAGTCCATTTGGATACAACATATACACTTGGTGCAAGCAAAGTCCAACAGATCATAACCGTCTACCTGCCTTCAGTTCTATCTAGAGTCTCGGATGATATCCGTGTTCTAGTTGCGATTTCTTGGACTTATCTTGTCGTAGCCGAAGTAATCAATCGGACTGGTGGTTTAGGTGCACTGGCTTACTTGAGTGCACGTCAAAGTAAGATTGATCAAGTTTACGGAGTCTTGATCGTGATCATGATCATCGGACTACTTCAAGATAGATTGCTCTTCTACATTGACAAAATCATTTTCCCATACAAAAAGGTTGGACACAAATGA